TCGGCGTCATCGTGCTGATCACGAGCAGATTCAGATACGGCAGCACGAAGAAGCCGAGCAGCAGCACGGCCGCCGGGGCGACGAGCAGGTGGCGGCCGGCGGCCGCCGCCTGCAGCGGCCGGGCGTTGATCTCGCGGCGCGCGGCGACGGTCACGGCTCCCCGGCTCCCTGCACTACGCCAGGCGCGTCGCCGGCCGGCACGGTCCAGGCGGCGGTTTCCGGAAACGAGACCGCGACCCGGTCTCCGGGACGGTGGGCGGCCGCCCGGCCCTGCACCCGCAGCACGATGCCGTCCCCCACGTCGACGCGGAAGTCGGTGATCGCGCCGAGAAACGTGCGTTCGAGCACCACCCCGTTCAGCCGGTTGATCCCGTCGCCCCGGCCGTCCAGATCGATGTGTTCCGGGCGGACGCTCAGCAGGGCGCGCGTTCCCGGCGCCAGCCCGGCGGGACCGCGGCCGCGCACGAGGCCGGCCGGCGTGTCCACGACCAGCGCGTCGCCGGCGCGGAAGGCTACGCGTCCCGGCAGCAGATTGGTGAGGCCGATGAACGCGGCGACCGCCGCGGACCGCGGGCGGTGGTAGATCTCTTCCGGGGCGTCAAACTGCCGCAGCACGCCGTCCATCATCACCGCCACGCGGTCGGCGAGGACGAGCGCCTCGGCCTGATCGTGGGTCACGTAGAGCGTCGTGATGCCGAACTCGCGCTGCAGCGACCGGATGTAAAACCGCATCTCCTCGCGCAGCTTGGCGTCGAGGTTGGCGAGCGGCTCGTCGAGGAGCAGCACGCTCGGGTTGATCACGAGCGCGCGGGCGAGCGCCGTCCGCTGCTGCTGTCCGCCCGACAGCTGCCGGGGAAACCGGCCGTCGAGCCCGGCGAGGCCCACGCGATCGAGGATCGCCGAAACCCGGCGGGCGACGTCCGGGCGCGCCACCCCGCGCATCTCGAGGCCGAAGGCGACGTTCTGCGCGACTGTGAGGTGCGGAAAGAGCGCGTAGTGCTGGAAGACCATCCCGCAGTTGCGGCGCTCCGGCGCCACGTCCGTGACGTCGCGGTCGCCGAGCCTGATCCGCCCCGCGCTGGGCGTCTCAAACCCCGCGACCATGCGCAGGGTGGTCGTCTTGCCGCAGCCCGACGGGCCGAGGAGGGCCACGAGCTCGCCCGACGCCGCGTCGAGCGTCAGCTCGGACACCGCGACGACCTCCGCGAAGCGCTTCGTCAGCCCCCGCAGGCGGATCTCAGCCATGGGGCATGCCGAGGGAGGGCCGCGTCCGTCGCACAGCGACGCGGCCCTCCGGGTCTTTCCGCCGGTGCCGTGACGCGGCTCAGCAGCTATGCACCTGCCGGTTCCAGGCGTCCGTCATCTGCTCGCGGGCGCCGGAGGTGTTGAGCCAGACGTAGTCCCACCGCGGGATCCGGCCCAGTTGTTCCTGGGTGACCGGAATCAGGGGCGCGGCGCTGCCCTGGATCTTGACGTGGCTGTTGGCCGGCGTCCAGTAGAACTTTTCGGCCCATCTCTGCTGGATCGGCGGGCTGAGCCAGTAGTTGATGAACGCGTAGCCGAGGTCCTTGACCTTGCTGCCCACGGTGACGTTCATGTCCTGCTCAAACATCCCGCAGTAGCCTTCCTTCGGCAGCACCCAGGCCACCGGGAGGTTCGCGATCTTCAGCTGGGCCCATGTTGGCGAGTCCATCAAACCGACGTAGATCTCGCCCTGCGTTATCATCCCGAGCTCTGTGAGGCTGAAGTCGACCTGGCGGGCGGCGCAGAGGTTCTTGGCGATCCAGTCGATCGCAGGCTTCCAGTTCCGGTAATCTCTGGTTAGGATCTGCGCCAGCTTCATTACGTGCTGCGGCTCGCCTGAGTTGCCGATTTGGAAAAACACGGTCTTGTTGCCGTACTTGCCCAGGTCGAGCCATGATGTCGGCGGCGTCTGCACCTTGTCCGTGCGGTAGCCGATGCCGAGTGGTCCGACGAGGCCGAGCACCCCGACGTCTTTCGGCTGCCGGAGCGCCTTCGGCACGAATTCGATATTGGGGACCTTATCCGCAGGCAGGGGAACGAAGAACCCTTCCAGTCGCAGCTGCGCCAGGTACGTCTCGTTGGTGACGAACACGTCGTACGGCGAGTTCGTTTTGCCGGCGGCCCGCATCCTGGCGAACCAGTCCTTCGCGAGCCCGACCGCCAGCTCCACCTTGGCGCCGGTGAGCGCTTCGAACGCCGGGATGTGCTCCTCCTCCATGAACTTCTGCCACAGTCCGCCGTAACTCGTCACGACGAGCGTCTGACCCTTGAAGGACGCCGGTGCCGCGGCGACCCTCCCGGATTCGCCGAACGCGCCGACGACCGCGGAGGCCGCCGCCGCGCCGACGCCGAGCTGTCCCAGTCCGCGGAACAGGTCTCGCCGCGTGATCCTCCCGTCCAGCCACTTCGCGACCATACTCCGGATGATCGGGTTGCGTAGCAACGCACCGGTACTCATGAACGCCCCCCTGGGTCAGACCTGAGCCGGGCAACGACCGTGGTGGGCGATGGTTCCACCCGCTCGGGGAGGCTTCCTCCACGCGGTCCCGCGCGGCCGCGGCGTCCACGGCGCGCGTCCGCCCGGAGTTTGTTGCGCTCGACGGCCTATTTCGCGCGCACGTACTGCACCGGCCACGGCGCGGCGTCGGGATGCCCCAGCGCCTTGGCCGCGTGCATCGGGAAGTACGGGTCGCGCAGCAACTCACGGGCCAAGGCGACGAGGTCGGCCCGGCCCTCCGCGACGATCTCCTGCGCCTGCTCGGCGGTCGTGATGAGCCCCACGGCCATCGTCAAGGTACCGGCTTCCCGGCGAATGCGCTCCGCGAACGGCACGTGGTAGCCGGGGCCGAGCGGAATCTCTTGGGCCGGCGACAGACCGCCGCTCGACGTGTCGATGACGTCGACGCCGCGGCGGGCGAGTTCCCCGGACAGGCGCACGGTCTCGTCGATGTCCCATCCGCCCGGCACCCAATCGGTGCACGACAGCCGGACGGATAGGGGCCGCTCCTGCGGCCACACCGACCGCACGCCGTCCACGACCTCGGCGAGCAGGCGGATGCGGTTCTCGAACGCGCCGCCGTACCGGTC
The sequence above is drawn from the bacterium genome and encodes:
- a CDS encoding ABC transporter ATP-binding protein, yielding MAEIRLRGLTKRFAEVVAVSELTLDAASGELVALLGPSGCGKTTTLRMVAGFETPSAGRIRLGDRDVTDVAPERRNCGMVFQHYALFPHLTVAQNVAFGLEMRGVARPDVARRVSAILDRVGLAGLDGRFPRQLSGGQQQRTALARALVINPSVLLLDEPLANLDAKLREEMRFYIRSLQREFGITTLYVTHDQAEALVLADRVAVMMDGVLRQFDAPEEIYHRPRSAAVAAFIGLTNLLPGRVAFRAGDALVVDTPAGLVRGRGPAGLAPGTRALLSVRPEHIDLDGRGDGINRLNGVVLERTFLGAITDFRVDVGDGIVLRVQGRAAAHRPGDRVAVSFPETAAWTVPAGDAPGVVQGAGEP
- a CDS encoding extracellular solute-binding protein, with amino-acid sequence MSTGALLRNPIIRSMVAKWLDGRITRRDLFRGLGQLGVGAAAASAVVGAFGESGRVAAAPASFKGQTLVVTSYGGLWQKFMEEEHIPAFEALTGAKVELAVGLAKDWFARMRAAGKTNSPYDVFVTNETYLAQLRLEGFFVPLPADKVPNIEFVPKALRQPKDVGVLGLVGPLGIGYRTDKVQTPPTSWLDLGKYGNKTVFFQIGNSGEPQHVMKLAQILTRDYRNWKPAIDWIAKNLCAARQVDFSLTELGMITQGEIYVGLMDSPTWAQLKIANLPVAWVLPKEGYCGMFEQDMNVTVGSKVKDLGYAFINYWLSPPIQQRWAEKFYWTPANSHVKIQGSAAPLIPVTQEQLGRIPRWDYVWLNTSGAREQMTDAWNRQVHSC